In the Candidatus Methanoperedens sp. genome, one interval contains:
- a CDS encoding tRNA CCA-pyrophosphorylase: MTLNAILITGRTINQGATIENKTSSDYQEATAYCELNPKDIGILGISPGSRVLVKTDHGDVVVKLKENKGNPDGIAFIPMGPWANAVVDPDTKGCGMPGFKGIPALIEPTDKKVLLMKELIARYK, encoded by the coding sequence ATGACATTAAATGCAATACTCATAACTGGAAGAACAATAAATCAGGGAGCAACTATCGAGAATAAAACTTCTTCGGACTACCAGGAAGCAACTGCTTATTGTGAATTGAACCCAAAGGATATAGGTATCCTGGGAATAAGCCCAGGAAGCCGCGTATTGGTTAAAACAGATCATGGTGATGTGGTTGTGAAATTGAAAGAAAATAAAGGAAATCCCGATGGGATAGCTTTTATCCCCATGGGTCCGTGGGCAAATGCAGTAGTCGATCCGGATACCAAGGGCTGCGGAATGCCGGGATTCAAAGGTATTCCTGCTCTGATAGAGCCTACGGACAAAAAAGTATTATTAATGAAAGAATTGATCGCGAGGTATAAGTAA
- a CDS encoding ATP-dependent DNA helicase, translated as MKQDFLRYFPKKLCYPNQLEAMQAIHDALIKKHVILFEGACGTGKTLSSLAPALHIAKTEKKTVVIATNVHQQMAQFIEEAREIKKKQPELKVVVLKGKMLMCPKPDMDYDTCSLLRDNTYKLTEQEKDIGQLKNEMQSIRDKIKRDKDTSLIQIQRELSQEFDKEERQLHDTRKNSCDYLHKLLKSDTDNFRGWLFDGVRTPEEVADWALSNDTCGYELLKRYMKEADLLICNYHHFLNEDIRTNVLGWLDKGLADVITIFDEAHNIESAARSHSSMTLTEFTLKRALDEVKGNEAASVEADVQILLQVLLDTIRSTYNIILDKKFGERERVGRDWYDLRIADPQERTDMFREKLMLAFEKAGIKKLDETIERLRSFGLIIDAFYEKQFNEGKSPIKKTCSSLITAIFLSNYVKFSKDKSYYPILNVKRQNSEISGRLELFTCIPKNVTAPLFNSVHSAILMSATLAPFETIKATLGISRPTFELSFGLTFPKEKRLTIAVSVPALFSKDRDSPQTKEVITKVLTDIIEQSDGNVIIFFPSFYEATQYKNRIKCDNPVFLDEVGVSAQQIREEFFRLGESGKKAVLISYMWGTLTEGVDYKNDRGRTVVIVGVGYPALNDRTRAVESAYDAEFGHGWEYAIEIPTIRKIRQALGRVVRSPGDYGARVLLDGRYTSTSGKRYGKYSVFKFFPEEERAEIIDVEPERVKYSLMNFFNDIRKMQQKPTKNYN; from the coding sequence ATGAAACAGGACTTTCTTCGCTATTTTCCCAAAAAATTATGCTATCCGAATCAACTGGAAGCGATGCAGGCCATTCATGATGCTCTGATAAAAAAACATGTGATTTTATTCGAAGGGGCATGCGGTACCGGTAAAACCCTGAGTTCCCTTGCTCCTGCTCTTCATATCGCGAAAACTGAGAAAAAAACAGTAGTTATTGCTACGAATGTCCACCAGCAGATGGCCCAATTCATTGAAGAGGCACGTGAAATAAAAAAGAAACAGCCAGAATTAAAAGTTGTTGTCCTTAAAGGTAAAATGCTGATGTGTCCAAAGCCGGACATGGATTATGACACATGCAGTTTGCTAAGGGATAATACCTATAAATTAACGGAGCAGGAAAAAGATATCGGGCAATTGAAAAACGAAATGCAGTCTATCAGGGACAAGATAAAACGGGATAAGGATACAAGCCTCATACAAATTCAAAGGGAATTGAGCCAGGAATTTGATAAGGAAGAAAGACAGCTCCATGATACAAGGAAAAACTCCTGCGACTATCTTCATAAATTACTTAAAAGTGACACGGATAATTTCCGCGGGTGGCTATTCGATGGTGTGCGCACACCTGAAGAGGTGGCAGACTGGGCTTTATCAAATGATACATGCGGGTATGAACTGCTAAAACGCTATATGAAAGAAGCCGACCTTTTGATATGCAATTACCATCATTTTCTTAATGAGGATATCCGCACAAATGTACTTGGGTGGCTGGATAAAGGTCTTGCTGATGTTATTACCATTTTTGATGAAGCGCACAATATCGAATCCGCTGCACGCTCCCATTCATCCATGACGCTTACCGAATTTACTTTAAAAAGGGCGCTTGATGAGGTCAAAGGGAACGAGGCAGCTTCAGTGGAAGCGGATGTTCAAATATTGCTCCAGGTTCTCCTTGATACAATACGATCAACATATAATATCATTCTTGATAAAAAGTTCGGGGAACGTGAAAGAGTAGGCAGGGACTGGTATGATCTGAGGATCGCAGATCCGCAGGAGCGTACTGATATGTTCCGTGAGAAACTAATGCTGGCTTTTGAGAAGGCAGGAATTAAAAAGCTCGACGAGACTATCGAACGTCTGAGGAGTTTCGGACTGATTATTGATGCATTTTATGAAAAACAATTCAATGAAGGGAAAAGCCCGATCAAAAAAACATGCAGCAGCCTGATCACTGCAATCTTTCTTTCGAATTACGTTAAATTCTCAAAAGATAAAAGCTATTACCCGATCCTGAACGTAAAGCGCCAGAATTCCGAGATATCAGGGAGGCTTGAATTATTCACCTGTATTCCTAAAAATGTCACTGCGCCATTATTCAATTCGGTTCATAGTGCGATCCTTATGTCAGCGACACTTGCGCCTTTTGAAACGATTAAAGCCACACTCGGCATTTCACGACCTACATTTGAATTATCTTTCGGCCTGACTTTCCCGAAAGAAAAGCGCCTTACCATAGCAGTATCTGTTCCTGCTTTATTTTCAAAGGACAGGGACAGCCCGCAGACAAAAGAAGTGATCACAAAAGTCCTTACTGATATAATTGAACAATCTGACGGGAACGTGATTATATTTTTCCCGAGCTTTTATGAAGCAACCCAGTATAAGAACCGGATAAAATGCGATAATCCGGTATTCCTTGATGAAGTAGGAGTTTCGGCGCAGCAGATCAGGGAGGAATTTTTCAGGCTGGGCGAATCAGGGAAGAAAGCCGTGCTGATATCCTATATGTGGGGAACGCTAACAGAAGGAGTTGATTACAAGAATGACCGGGGAAGGACAGTTGTCATCGTGGGTGTTGGGTATCCTGCCCTCAATGACCGTACACGCGCCGTAGAATCCGCGTATGACGCAGAATTCGGGCACGGCTGGGAATATGCCATCGAGATCCCCACGATCAGGAAGATACGGCAGGCTCTGGGGCGTGTGGTCCGCTCGCCAGGCGATTATGGAGCGCGCGTGCTGCTTGATGGGCGTTATACGTCCACATCCGGTAAGCGTTATGGAAAATATTCAGTGTTCAAATTCTTCCCTGAAGAAGAAAGAGCAGAGATCATAGATGTGGAACCTGAACGCGTCAAGTATTCACTGATGAACTTTTTTAATGATATAAGAAAAATGCAGCAAAAACCAACAAAAAATTATAATTAA
- a CDS encoding methanogenesis marker radical SAM protein, translating into MEILADIGGRPGLDCRGFCRYCYFKGVTGIPAFGCKHCMPFQKGCNYCTKSVKEGYSSFKSMPMVAQEVKQSVFFNKNVTKFNVSGGGDVSCYPELKPLIEFLSQYKKPIHLGYTSGKGMNKDDALFFIDHGVNEVTFTVFATDPELRRKYMNDKTPEDSLSALRILAGKCDVYAATVLIPGVNDRDVLLKTCKDLEEMGVKGLILMRFANENEHGLILNNSPVIEGITSHTILEFKSIVDDINSKFDFRVTGTPLYDPETGSPFAIRNEPEALLKLPKITKEATIITSEVAAPLLREIFDKLGGLVNVIPVKKDIGCLITIDDIKALDLSQIKETVFFPGRAFVHDPEIKKILAMDGKERLVRRGPDMLTVDGEMSISMTKEEVISKEIEAFTELIQSINVIGTKPKV; encoded by the coding sequence AGAAGGGATGCAATTACTGCACAAAAAGCGTCAAGGAAGGATATTCAAGTTTTAAATCCATGCCCATGGTCGCGCAGGAAGTCAAACAATCGGTTTTTTTCAATAAGAATGTAACAAAATTCAATGTTAGCGGAGGAGGGGATGTAAGTTGTTATCCTGAACTTAAACCCCTTATAGAATTCCTATCACAATATAAAAAACCAATACATCTTGGATATACAAGCGGAAAAGGCATGAATAAGGATGATGCTTTGTTCTTCATAGACCATGGTGTAAATGAAGTCACATTTACGGTTTTCGCAACAGATCCTGAATTACGGCGAAAATACATGAATGATAAGACACCCGAAGATTCACTTTCTGCACTTCGTATTCTTGCAGGAAAGTGTGATGTTTATGCGGCAACAGTACTTATTCCGGGAGTAAATGACAGAGATGTCCTCCTGAAAACCTGCAAAGATCTTGAAGAAATGGGAGTAAAAGGGCTCATACTTATGCGGTTTGCCAATGAAAACGAACATGGGCTGATTCTTAATAATTCCCCTGTAATAGAAGGAATCACCTCCCACACCATCCTTGAGTTCAAATCGATAGTTGACGACATTAACAGCAAATTTGATTTCCGGGTAACCGGCACTCCCCTTTATGATCCTGAAACAGGATCGCCATTTGCAATACGTAATGAACCCGAAGCATTATTAAAATTACCCAAAATAACAAAAGAAGCAACGATCATAACAAGCGAAGTTGCAGCGCCATTATTAAGGGAGATTTTCGATAAACTCGGCGGGCTCGTAAATGTCATTCCAGTGAAAAAGGATATTGGCTGCCTTATTACCATCGATGATATAAAAGCACTGGATTTATCACAAATAAAGGAAACGGTATTTTTCCCCGGAAGGGCATTTGTTCATGATCCTGAGATCAAGAAAATACTGGCCATGGACGGGAAAGAAAGGCTAGTAAGAAGAGGGCCTGATATGCTCACTGTTGACGGTGAGATGAGCATTTCAATGACGAAAGAGGAAGTTATTTCAAAAGAAATAGAAGCTTTCACCGAACTTATCCAGTCGATAAATGTTATCGGGACAAAACCGAAAGTATAG
- a CDS encoding formylmethanofuran dehydrogenase subunit B: MTIITDALCPFCGCLCDDLTIVVEDNKITDVKQACKLGAAKIMGHHRIKTPMIRKDKNSEFKEVSYEEAINEAANILSNSKRPLLYGWASAVCEVHKKGILLAEELGAIIDNTATVCHAPSTLAVHEKGLPSATLGQVKNRADVIVFWGSNPVHAHPRHMGRYSVFAKGLFSEKGRKGRKVIVADVRKTDTANMADEFVQLEQGSDYLVVSALRAILSGHADVVPESVGGVPKEQLSKLVDILKTGKFVAIFFGMGLTQSKSRYKNIDNAISLVTELNAFTKCVITPMRGHYNVTGFGNVCAWETGYATAVDFARGAPYYNPGETAANDVLTRKETDAAMIIAGDAGAHFPADSVRHLARIPVVQIDPYWNPTTEVANVVIPVAICGVEVEGTAYRMDGVSLRMRKMVEPTHLPDTEVLEKITERVKVLRGE, translated from the coding sequence ATGACAATAATAACAGATGCACTCTGCCCTTTTTGCGGCTGCCTGTGCGATGACCTGACAATCGTTGTGGAAGATAACAAAATAACCGATGTTAAACAGGCATGCAAACTTGGCGCGGCTAAAATAATGGGACATCACAGGATAAAAACTCCCATGATAAGGAAAGACAAAAATTCCGAGTTCAAGGAGGTATCTTATGAAGAGGCAATCAACGAAGCTGCAAATATCCTTTCAAATTCAAAAAGACCTCTTTTGTACGGATGGGCATCAGCGGTGTGTGAAGTCCACAAGAAAGGCATTCTTCTTGCTGAGGAACTTGGCGCAATTATTGACAACACAGCAACAGTGTGTCATGCCCCGTCAACTCTTGCAGTTCATGAAAAGGGTCTTCCGTCAGCCACCCTTGGCCAGGTAAAGAACAGAGCGGATGTTATTGTATTCTGGGGGAGCAATCCGGTACATGCCCATCCCAGGCACATGGGACGTTATTCTGTTTTTGCAAAAGGATTATTCTCTGAAAAAGGGAGAAAAGGACGCAAAGTTATTGTAGCGGATGTGCGGAAAACAGACACTGCTAACATGGCTGATGAATTCGTACAATTAGAGCAGGGCAGTGATTACCTTGTGGTTTCGGCTCTCCGGGCAATACTTTCAGGACATGCGGATGTTGTGCCTGAATCGGTTGGAGGTGTTCCGAAAGAGCAGCTTTCAAAACTTGTGGATATATTAAAAACAGGAAAATTTGTCGCGATTTTCTTTGGAATGGGACTTACCCAGAGCAAATCACGGTATAAGAACATTGATAATGCCATCTCTTTAGTAACAGAGTTGAATGCATTTACAAAATGCGTTATTACGCCTATGCGGGGCCACTATAATGTTACAGGATTCGGAAATGTGTGCGCATGGGAGACAGGTTATGCAACCGCCGTTGATTTTGCGCGCGGCGCTCCTTATTACAATCCCGGTGAGACAGCGGCGAACGATGTGCTCACAAGGAAAGAAACAGATGCGGCAATGATAATAGCAGGTGATGCAGGCGCTCATTTCCCGGCTGATTCAGTCCGCCATCTGGCAAGAATTCCGGTCGTACAGATCGATCCTTATTGGAATCCCACGACAGAAGTAGCAAATGTTGTCATCCCTGTAGCAATTTGCGGCGTAGAGGTAGAAGGTACTGCATACAGGATGGACGGCGTATCACTAAGGATGAGAAAAATGGTTGAGCCCACACATCTGCCTGATACCGAGGTCCTTGAAAAAATAACAGAACGAGTGAAAGTATTGAGGGGTGAATAA
- a CDS encoding DUF356 domain-containing protein, translating into MDTITNKGEKMNSMAVVRADDASKVKIALYDLVRYANLTFSDQARKLEPTFADNILTHIMKSPLRGCCSSAAIVPLEDQASVAIGRLRKIHPPAHVIIVSPRHEIYHELVNYVDILPEIDVNFEQNFGFEGVRETVKETVEA; encoded by the coding sequence ATGGATACGATAACAAATAAGGGGGAAAAAATGAATTCAATGGCCGTAGTTAGAGCAGATGACGCATCGAAAGTGAAAATAGCGCTATATGACCTTGTCAGGTATGCAAATTTGACATTTTCAGACCAGGCAAGGAAATTGGAACCGACTTTTGCAGATAACATTCTTACGCACATAATGAAAAGTCCGCTAAGAGGCTGTTGTTCATCTGCTGCGATAGTTCCTCTTGAAGACCAGGCAAGCGTTGCAATTGGAAGACTTCGAAAAATACATCCGCCTGCGCATGTTATAATTGTAAGCCCGAGGCATGAAATATACCATGAATTAGTAAATTATGTAGATATATTGCCAGAGATAGATGTTAATTTTGAGCAGAATTTCGGGTTTGAAGGAGTCCGTGAAACTGTGAAAGAAACTGTAGAAGCATGA
- a CDS encoding formylmethanofuran dehydrogenase subunit C, whose protein sequence is MQTVTIKPKKEIRISTEAENISPDKFAGKTEAEIQSMEAWFGNKKTTIGELFSVKVEGSGPAADTKIVMEGDFSRVKRIGEGMTAGLIIINGNVDMHLGAKMSGGKISVKGNVDSWAGREMKGGELIVEGNAAYYLGAGYRGESCGMRGGKITVMGNALDFVGEHMCGGEIIVMGNTGILPGLSNNGGKIVIGGNTSRPGSEMSKGTIIVNGTVDEMMPVFKLEGNEAVDGVTYKKYTGDVIGNGKGLLYVK, encoded by the coding sequence ATGCAAACAGTTACTATAAAACCAAAGAAAGAGATCAGGATTTCAACTGAAGCAGAGAATATCTCACCTGATAAATTCGCCGGAAAAACAGAAGCAGAGATCCAATCCATGGAGGCATGGTTTGGAAACAAAAAGACGACCATCGGTGAGCTTTTCTCAGTCAAGGTGGAAGGTTCCGGGCCGGCAGCAGATACAAAAATCGTGATGGAAGGCGATTTTTCCCGGGTTAAGAGAATCGGGGAAGGAATGACAGCCGGACTCATAATTATCAATGGCAACGTGGATATGCACCTTGGCGCAAAGATGAGCGGCGGGAAGATATCAGTAAAGGGAAATGTTGACTCATGGGCTGGAAGGGAAATGAAAGGCGGCGAGTTGATCGTGGAAGGAAATGCTGCTTATTACCTTGGCGCCGGATATCGCGGTGAGAGCTGCGGTATGCGCGGCGGGAAAATCACTGTAATGGGAAATGCCCTTGATTTTGTTGGCGAGCATATGTGCGGCGGCGAGATCATTGTTATGGGCAATACAGGAATTCTCCCCGGATTGAGCAACAATGGCGGCAAGATCGTGATCGGAGGCAATACCAGCCGTCCGGGCAGCGAGATGTCCAAGGGAACGATAATCGTTAATGGGACAGTGGATGAGATGATGCCTGTATTCAAGCTTGAAGGCAACGAAGCAGTTGATGGAGTGACGTATAAGAAATATACCGGTGATGTTATAGGTAATGGAAAAGGATTGCTTTATGTAAAATAA
- a CDS encoding carboxymuconolactone decarboxylase family protein, translated as MELKKIDKILNKEPKEAAEELLKEVEKAYGEVPYILNFMRQSPELLVTKVLYDNEIIREFKRMDAKTIELISIGVSAALRCDHCLKMHIRVAQRLGVSKEEIFDAILIAGTLSNAAVLAEGTRAIDSEKQNIAEKEKCEVCGIPEEKI; from the coding sequence ATGGAACTTAAGAAAATAGATAAGATCCTTAATAAGGAACCAAAAGAAGCAGCTGAAGAATTATTGAAAGAGGTTGAAAAAGCATATGGTGAGGTACCTTATATCCTTAATTTCATGAGGCAATCGCCGGAGTTACTGGTCACTAAAGTGCTTTATGATAATGAAATAATCCGGGAATTTAAACGGATGGATGCAAAAACAATAGAGCTTATATCCATAGGGGTTTCGGCAGCTTTGAGATGTGACCATTGCCTGAAAATGCATATCAGGGTGGCGCAGAGGCTTGGGGTTTCAAAAGAGGAGATATTTGATGCGATATTGATCGCAGGGACATTATCCAATGCAGCAGTCCTTGCCGAAGGCACACGCGCGATTGATTCGGAAAAGCAGAATATAGCTGAAAAAGAAAAATGTGAGGTTTGCGGGATACCTGAAGAAAAAATTTAG
- a CDS encoding formylmethanofuran dehydrogenase subunit A — translation MELLIKNGSVYDPSNGINGDKADISIKDGKIVDKVSSKATVIDAGGRLVMAGGVDAHSHIAGAKVNVGRIMRPEDTRSGIKPRTKITRPTTGYTVPNVYAMGYRYAQMGYTTVFEAAQAIMKARHTHEELEEIPIIDKGALTLFGSNWPTMDFVREKNMDKLAAYISWGLLASRGFGVKCVNPGGGEMWGFGKNVTGLDDVVPNFDVTPKDIIVSLMKANEMLGLPHSVHLHCNNLGKPGNYRTTLASMELANQVKASRDRQVLHVTHLLFNSMGGTNWGDFESKADEVANYLNNHDNVTGDMGQMIFGSATTMTADGPVQYANAKLLHAKWGNGDVELEDASGVVPLYYVKQVSVYAIMWATGLELGLLTKDPYKMLLTTDHPNGGPFVNYAEVIALLMSNKKRQEEIKTVHEAVHSKTRLPGIDRELDFSEIAIMTRAGTAKVLGLLDTKGHLGAGADADVCIYDIIPDQIDPSVEHAKIKSAFSSAAYTIKGGQVVVKDGQITATPMGRTYWVDAKVPEEHTNEMMKDIVKKFKNYYSIQLANYMVQDEYLTHPEVVKAGAIQVEVS, via the coding sequence ATGGAACTTCTTATAAAAAACGGTTCGGTTTATGACCCGTCTAATGGGATAAATGGTGATAAGGCCGATATCTCCATAAAAGACGGGAAAATAGTAGATAAGGTAAGCAGCAAAGCCACAGTGATAGATGCCGGCGGAAGGCTTGTAATGGCAGGCGGCGTAGATGCGCATTCGCATATCGCAGGTGCAAAGGTCAATGTGGGAAGAATAATGCGTCCTGAAGATACGCGATCAGGGATAAAACCCAGGACAAAGATAACAAGACCAACTACAGGTTATACTGTGCCAAATGTCTATGCGATGGGATACCGCTATGCCCAGATGGGTTATACAACTGTCTTTGAGGCAGCGCAGGCAATAATGAAAGCGCGCCATACCCATGAAGAGCTCGAAGAAATTCCCATTATCGACAAAGGCGCTCTTACGTTATTTGGTAGCAACTGGCCCACAATGGACTTTGTGCGGGAGAAGAATATGGATAAACTGGCTGCTTATATATCATGGGGTCTTCTTGCAAGCCGTGGATTCGGTGTTAAATGCGTAAACCCGGGCGGAGGCGAGATGTGGGGCTTTGGCAAGAACGTTACAGGTCTTGATGATGTTGTCCCGAATTTTGACGTAACCCCAAAGGATATAATAGTGTCACTGATGAAGGCCAATGAGATGCTGGGACTGCCGCATTCGGTGCATCTGCATTGCAACAACCTTGGAAAGCCCGGTAATTACAGGACAACGCTTGCAAGCATGGAACTTGCAAACCAGGTCAAAGCCAGCAGGGACAGGCAGGTGTTGCATGTTACCCACCTGTTGTTTAATTCAATGGGCGGAACGAACTGGGGCGATTTTGAATCAAAAGCTGATGAAGTAGCCAATTATCTTAACAATCACGATAATGTAACGGGTGATATGGGACAGATGATATTTGGCAGCGCGACTACCATGACCGCAGATGGCCCTGTGCAGTATGCAAATGCAAAATTACTGCATGCAAAATGGGGCAACGGTGATGTTGAACTTGAAGATGCATCAGGTGTTGTACCATTATATTATGTCAAGCAGGTATCGGTTTATGCTATCATGTGGGCTACAGGGCTTGAACTCGGTTTGCTTACAAAAGACCCGTACAAGATGCTTTTGACCACAGACCATCCCAATGGCGGGCCTTTTGTGAATTATGCGGAGGTCATTGCACTTCTTATGAGCAACAAGAAGCGCCAGGAAGAAATAAAGACAGTTCATGAAGCTGTTCACTCAAAAACAAGGCTTCCGGGAATTGATCGTGAGCTTGATTTCAGTGAGATCGCAATAATGACAAGGGCTGGCACTGCAAAGGTGCTCGGGCTTCTTGATACAAAAGGTCATCTCGGAGCTGGCGCAGATGCCGATGTTTGCATATACGACATCATACCTGACCAGATCGATCCGTCAGTTGAACATGCAAAAATAAAGAGCGCGTTCTCATCTGCCGCATATACAATAAAAGGCGGGCAGGTTGTTGTAAAGGACGGCCAGATCACAGCTACGCCAATGGGAAGGACATACTGGGTGGATGCAAAGGTTCCGGAGGAACATACAAACGAGATGATGAAGGACATAGTTAAGAAATTCAAGAATTATTACTCTATACAGCTTGCAAATTATATGGTACAGGATGAATATCTTACTCATCCTGAAGTTGTGAAAGCAGGAGCGATACAGGTCGAGGTGAGCTGA